A region from the Nonlabens sp. YIK11 genome encodes:
- the metG gene encoding methionine--tRNA ligase — protein sequence MSHQQRYTITAALPYTNGPVHIGHLAGVYVPADIYARYQRLKGADVAFICGSDEHGVPITLKAKKEGVTPQEIVDRYHKIIGDSFEEFGISFDNYSRTSAPIHHDTASFFFTKLYNDGKFIEQVTEQLYDAEANQFLADRFVVGTCPKCGNPESYGDQCERCGTSHNATDLIEPKSAITGNVPELRDTKHWFLPLDQYSEWLNDWIVEGHAADWKTNVLGQVKGWIADGLKPRAVTRDLDWGIPVPVEGADGKVLYVWFDAPIGYISSTKEWAAREGKNWEDYWKNENTKLLHFIGKDNIVFHCIIFPAMLKAHGEFILPDNVPANEFLNLEDDKISTSRNWAVWLHEYLEDFPGQQDVLRYVLTANAPETKDNNFTWKDFQARNNNELVAILGNFINRALVLTHKYYDGVVPEPGAFTQVDQETLDAVSAFPASIEGSLERYRFRESANEFMNLARLGNKYLADEEPWKFIKTDPERVKTVMFVGLQIAGALAVLAEPFLPHTAKKLQDMLNIASNPAARLRADLVKIEWNDIAEKQELLHHGYKINKAELLFSKIEDEQIEAQLAKLEATKASNKSTTPNLMPQKEETNYDDFMKMDLRVAEILTAEKLPKSNKLMVMTVDTGIDKRTIVSGIAKHFTAEELIGRKVTVLANLAPRKLMGVESQGMILLAEDPDGKLVFVNPDDAILNGATIA from the coding sequence ATGAGCCATCAACAACGATATACAATTACAGCGGCATTGCCGTATACTAACGGTCCAGTCCATATAGGTCACCTAGCAGGCGTTTATGTCCCGGCAGATATTTATGCGCGCTACCAGCGATTAAAAGGTGCAGATGTCGCCTTTATTTGCGGTAGTGATGAGCATGGTGTGCCCATTACCTTAAAGGCCAAAAAAGAAGGCGTCACCCCACAAGAAATTGTGGACCGCTACCATAAAATCATTGGCGATTCCTTTGAAGAATTTGGGATCTCGTTTGATAATTACAGCCGCACCAGCGCGCCCATCCATCATGATACGGCCAGTTTTTTTTTCACCAAATTATATAACGATGGAAAGTTCATCGAGCAGGTTACCGAGCAGCTTTATGATGCAGAGGCCAACCAATTTCTAGCCGATCGTTTTGTCGTGGGAACCTGTCCCAAGTGCGGCAACCCAGAATCTTACGGTGATCAATGCGAGCGCTGCGGGACTTCCCACAACGCCACCGATTTGATCGAGCCCAAAAGTGCCATCACCGGCAACGTCCCAGAATTGCGCGACACCAAACACTGGTTCCTGCCGCTGGACCAGTACAGCGAGTGGCTCAACGATTGGATCGTAGAAGGCCATGCCGCCGACTGGAAAACTAATGTATTAGGACAAGTCAAGGGCTGGATCGCAGATGGTTTAAAGCCACGCGCAGTAACCCGCGACCTGGATTGGGGAATTCCTGTTCCCGTAGAAGGTGCTGATGGTAAGGTGCTCTACGTCTGGTTTGATGCGCCTATCGGTTACATCTCGTCCACTAAGGAATGGGCAGCTCGTGAAGGCAAGAATTGGGAAGATTACTGGAAGAACGAGAATACAAAACTCCTTCATTTTATAGGCAAGGACAACATCGTTTTTCACTGTATCATTTTCCCGGCGATGCTCAAGGCGCACGGCGAGTTCATTTTGCCAGACAATGTTCCGGCAAATGAGTTCCTGAATCTTGAAGACGATAAAATTTCAACCTCACGCAATTGGGCGGTTTGGTTGCATGAATACCTAGAGGATTTCCCGGGACAGCAGGATGTATTGCGTTATGTGTTGACTGCCAATGCTCCAGAAACTAAGGATAACAACTTTACCTGGAAGGATTTCCAGGCGCGCAACAACAATGAGTTGGTCGCCATTCTTGGGAACTTCATCAATCGTGCACTGGTATTGACACACAAATATTACGATGGAGTCGTGCCAGAGCCTGGTGCGTTTACACAGGTAGATCAAGAGACGCTAGACGCGGTCAGTGCCTTTCCAGCCAGTATAGAAGGCAGTCTGGAGAGATATCGCTTTCGCGAAAGCGCCAACGAGTTCATGAATCTTGCAAGATTGGGAAACAAGTACCTAGCCGATGAAGAGCCTTGGAAATTCATCAAAACCGACCCAGAACGCGTCAAAACCGTGATGTTCGTAGGCTTACAAATTGCGGGAGCACTTGCCGTACTTGCAGAGCCATTCTTGCCTCATACGGCTAAGAAACTACAAGACATGCTTAACATTGCATCCAATCCAGCTGCACGATTGCGTGCAGACCTGGTCAAGATCGAATGGAATGACATTGCTGAAAAACAAGAGCTGTTGCACCACGGCTACAAAATCAATAAAGCCGAATTACTTTTCTCTAAAATAGAGGACGAACAAATAGAAGCACAACTTGCCAAACTAGAAGCTACTAAAGCCTCAAACAAATCCACAACACCTAATCTTATGCCACAAAAAGAAGAAACCAACTACGATGATTTCATGAAAATGGACCTGCGTGTCGCAGAAATCCTAACTGCTGAAAAACTACCAAAGTCCAACAAACTAATGGTCATGACGGTGGACACAGGAATAGACAAAAGAACCATCGTGAGCGGTATCGCAAAACACTTCACAGCAGAAGAACTCATAGGCAGAAAGGTAACCGTCCTTGCCAACCTCGCGCCCAGAAAATTGATGGGTGTTGAATCTCAAGGAATGATTCTACTCGCCGAAGATCCAGATGGGAAATTGGTTTTTGTCAATCCAGATGATGCGATTCTGAATGGGGCGACGATAGCGTAA
- a CDS encoding TlpA family protein disulfide reductase, with protein MKVYNISYDGRKDSSIVENGQFKFQGNLTKSQSVIFTSKKVFASKRQFYLENSDVSVELSFEKKYINPDLTIDWFTIKDSKGSETDSSFIAFNKFKTENQTKPDWNKRLYSRLEKIFQKYPDSELSADLLYDETLDSILTNKELRKLYSYINWSHQDPFRKYQTAKNIMPEKYDEIGTELKDFTLLNEKGVQISPKDFRGKYLFVDFWATWCVPCREEFPALNLIYNQYNNKGFDMLAVSIDDQKGEWLEVIYKDQFKWSNVHSKKGVEGEIVQKFNLYSIPTNYLLDKTGIIIAKDFKPTDLENFLKNNLKTEQN; from the coding sequence ATGAAGGTTTATAATATTTCCTATGATGGTAGAAAAGACAGTTCAATAGTTGAAAATGGTCAATTTAAATTCCAAGGGAATTTAACAAAATCACAATCCGTGATTTTTACTTCAAAAAAAGTTTTTGCAAGTAAACGGCAGTTTTATCTGGAAAACTCCGATGTAAGCGTCGAGTTATCATTTGAAAAAAAATATATAAATCCAGATCTAACTATTGACTGGTTTACCATAAAAGATTCCAAAGGTTCTGAAACTGATTCAAGTTTTATTGCATTTAATAAATTCAAAACAGAAAATCAAACTAAACCAGACTGGAACAAACGGCTATATAGCCGGCTCGAAAAAATTTTTCAAAAGTATCCGGACAGTGAATTGAGTGCTGACCTGCTTTACGATGAAACCCTAGACTCCATTTTGACCAATAAGGAGTTAAGAAAACTATATTCTTATATAAACTGGAGCCATCAAGATCCTTTCCGTAAATATCAAACGGCAAAAAACATTATGCCTGAAAAATATGATGAGATAGGTACAGAATTAAAAGACTTCACTTTATTAAACGAAAAAGGTGTTCAAATATCACCTAAGGATTTTCGCGGTAAATATTTATTCGTCGACTTTTGGGCAACATGGTGTGTACCATGTAGAGAAGAATTCCCTGCATTAAATCTGATTTATAATCAATACAACAATAAAGGTTTTGATATGCTAGCTGTCTCGATTGATGACCAGAAAGGAGAATGGCTAGAAGTGATTTATAAAGATCAATTCAAATGGAGTAACGTACACAGTAAAAAAGGTGTAGAAGGTGAAATTGTCCAAAAATTCAATCTTTATTCGATTCCCACGAATTATTTATTGGATAAAACCGGGATCATTATCGCTAAGGATTTTAAACCTACAGATCTTGAGAATTTTTTAAAAAATAACTTAAAAACCGAGCAGAATTAA
- a CDS encoding PLDc N-terminal domain-containing protein — protein sequence MIPASFFIIIALTFIGLWVYCIADIAKSRFVNENNKLIYILVVVLAPVIGILLYLTLWQKEKVTIPRDI from the coding sequence ATGATTCCTGCCTCTTTTTTTATCATCATCGCATTAACTTTTATTGGTTTATGGGTGTATTGCATCGCAGACATTGCTAAAAGCAGGTTTGTCAATGAAAACAATAAATTGATTTATATCCTGGTAGTGGTACTTGCACCAGTCATTGGGATCTTGCTGTATTTGACCCTATGGCAAAAAGAAAAGGTGACAATACCAAGGGACATTTAA
- a CDS encoding pirin family protein has product MSNTGLIIEERSRDIGDFLVGRLIPFRKKRMVGPFIFIDHMGPEALGPDKYMDVDQHPHIGLSTLTYLMEGQLQHQDGIGTDQTILPGSVNWMVGGKGVTHTERTPQTLRDSKTEFTMHGYQIWVALPKELEDCEPEFHHIEADALPTWQDQGATFTLVAGKGYGKESPVPVHSELFMIDIKTEADYPFHAAGNLTGEIGITVVTGSVTACGDVIEEGNMLVSKTEDVCDLVISAGSHILIFGGEPFPEERHIYWNFVSDSKEKIEAAKEAWKNKTFPMMANDDSYVALPE; this is encoded by the coding sequence ATGTCCAACACGGGTTTGATTATAGAAGAGCGCAGTCGCGACATAGGCGACTTTTTAGTAGGTAGGTTGATACCATTCCGTAAGAAGCGCATGGTAGGTCCCTTTATTTTTATTGACCACATGGGTCCTGAGGCGCTGGGACCAGACAAATATATGGATGTGGACCAGCATCCACATATTGGACTATCGACATTGACCTATTTGATGGAAGGCCAGTTGCAACATCAAGACGGTATAGGCACAGATCAAACGATCTTGCCAGGATCAGTTAACTGGATGGTAGGCGGTAAAGGCGTCACGCATACGGAGCGTACACCGCAAACCTTGCGCGATTCCAAAACCGAATTCACTATGCATGGTTATCAGATTTGGGTAGCGTTGCCTAAAGAGCTGGAAGATTGCGAACCCGAATTTCATCATATCGAGGCAGATGCCTTGCCTACATGGCAAGATCAAGGAGCAACTTTTACACTAGTTGCTGGAAAAGGCTATGGCAAGGAATCGCCAGTGCCTGTGCATTCTGAGCTTTTTATGATCGACATCAAAACAGAGGCCGATTATCCCTTTCACGCTGCCGGTAATCTAACCGGTGAAATAGGTATCACAGTTGTCACTGGTAGTGTGACTGCTTGCGGCGATGTGATTGAAGAAGGAAATATGCTGGTAAGCAAAACTGAGGACGTTTGTGATCTGGTCATTTCAGCAGGTAGTCACATCTTGATTTTTGGCGGTGAGCCGTTCCCAGAAGAGCGCCATATCTATTGGAACTTTGTAAGTGATTCCAAAGAAAAGATTGAAGCCGCTAAGGAAGCCTGGAAAAACAAAACGTTCCCCATGATGGCGAACGATGATAGTTATGTGGCGCTGCCGGAGTGA
- a CDS encoding PLD nuclease N-terminal domain-containing protein: protein MYSAPIFYIMPLFIVLWIYCVYDIVTHKYQNDRDKLIYLLLVIVVPVIGIPLYLIFWRTKKTGNLNKSIF, encoded by the coding sequence ATGTATTCTGCACCGATTTTCTATATCATGCCTTTATTTATAGTGTTATGGATCTACTGTGTTTATGACATCGTGACTCATAAATATCAGAATGATAGGGACAAGCTGATCTACCTTTTATTGGTAATAGTGGTGCCCGTGATAGGCATCCCTTTATATCTCATATTCTGGAGGACTAAAAAAACGGGTAACTTGAACAAGTCGATCTTTTAA
- a CDS encoding TonB-dependent receptor, which produces MKHFSVAVIAVALTLSSTVTAQNQQPQDTTKAEKLDEVLVKAVRVDANSPITHSNLSKEEIAKRNLGQDIPILLNFLPSVVTTSDAGAGIGYTGLRIRGVSSQSTNVTINGIPYSDAESLGTFWVNLGDFSSSVENLQVQRGVGTSTNGSGAFGASINLLTDAFSKEATGEIANSYGSFNSRKHTVKYSTGLMNDHFEIAGRLSNIESDGYIDRASTSLKSYFLQGSYVDDNRLIKAVLFGGNNVTYQSWFGIDRDQLREDRRFNPAGQYEDENGITRFYDNEVDDYRQDHYQLHWNERYNRNWSTNVGLNYTYGRGFFEQYREDDDFATYGLDPLTVNGQQVNTTDLIRRRWLDNDYYVINASANYKNNEIDLIFGTSFSHYDGDHFGEIIWARFASQSEIRDRYYDGNGKKNDFSAFAKATYKLNDRVQLYGDLQVRNVNYETSGITSDLVELEVDEDYTFFNPKAGITYRLNDDNDLYLSYARANREPNRNDFESNPEIKPEKLNDFELGWRHNKGNFTFNANGYLMLYEEQLTLSGEINDVGAPLRTNSGESYRLGVELEAIIPVTRQLTLQPNFTLSSNKNVETIRSFDGGLQNLGSTDIAFSPNVIAANAIVFQPVRDFQVSLLSKYVGEQFMSNTEAQASKLADYFVNDINLIYTIQPKSIFDTIVFTGLINNIFDEQYVSNGYYFTFDDDFSNPGTIATQEGAGYYPQAGINFLAGVTFTF; this is translated from the coding sequence ATGAAACATTTTTCAGTCGCTGTAATTGCCGTTGCGTTAACACTATCCAGCACGGTAACAGCACAAAACCAACAGCCACAAGACACCACCAAGGCAGAGAAGCTTGATGAGGTTCTTGTAAAAGCCGTGCGTGTAGATGCCAACTCACCCATCACACACAGCAACCTGTCTAAAGAGGAAATTGCAAAGCGCAATCTGGGACAGGACATTCCTATTCTCCTCAACTTCTTGCCATCTGTCGTGACCACCAGTGACGCTGGTGCTGGAATAGGGTACACAGGATTGAGGATAAGAGGTGTGAGTTCGCAATCTACTAATGTGACCATCAATGGTATTCCTTATTCTGATGCAGAGTCTTTAGGTACTTTCTGGGTAAACCTGGGCGATTTTTCATCATCTGTAGAAAATCTGCAGGTACAGCGTGGTGTAGGTACAAGTACTAATGGTAGTGGAGCCTTTGGAGCGAGCATCAACTTATTGACTGATGCTTTTTCAAAAGAAGCTACAGGAGAGATTGCTAACTCTTATGGTAGCTTTAATAGTAGAAAACACACGGTTAAATATTCTACGGGATTGATGAATGATCATTTTGAAATCGCCGGTAGACTATCTAACATAGAATCTGACGGTTATATAGATCGAGCCAGCACTTCTTTAAAATCTTATTTCCTGCAAGGTTCTTATGTAGATGATAATCGATTGATCAAGGCAGTGCTCTTTGGAGGTAACAATGTCACGTATCAATCGTGGTTTGGTATCGATAGGGACCAGTTGCGGGAAGATCGCAGGTTCAATCCTGCTGGACAATATGAAGATGAAAATGGAATCACCAGATTTTATGACAATGAAGTAGACGACTACCGTCAGGATCACTACCAGTTGCACTGGAACGAACGTTACAATAGAAACTGGTCCACAAACGTAGGTTTGAACTATACCTATGGCCGCGGTTTCTTTGAGCAATATCGAGAAGATGACGATTTTGCCACCTATGGCCTTGATCCACTTACAGTAAATGGCCAGCAAGTAAACACTACAGATCTTATACGACGCAGATGGCTGGACAATGATTACTATGTGATTAATGCCAGTGCCAATTATAAAAACAACGAGATTGATTTGATTTTTGGGACTTCATTTAGTCATTATGACGGAGATCATTTTGGTGAGATTATTTGGGCGCGTTTTGCGAGTCAGAGCGAGATAAGAGATCGCTATTACGACGGTAATGGAAAGAAAAATGATTTTTCCGCTTTCGCGAAAGCGACCTATAAACTCAATGATCGTGTGCAACTTTATGGAGATCTACAGGTAAGAAATGTCAACTATGAAACATCTGGTATCACTTCTGACCTTGTAGAGCTTGAAGTAGATGAAGACTATACATTTTTCAATCCTAAAGCTGGTATTACCTATAGGCTAAACGACGATAATGATCTTTACTTGTCCTATGCTAGAGCTAATAGAGAACCTAATAGGAATGATTTTGAGAGCAATCCAGAAATCAAACCAGAGAAACTTAACGATTTTGAGTTGGGATGGCGTCACAACAAAGGGAACTTCACCTTTAATGCTAATGGATACTTGATGTTATATGAAGAGCAGTTGACCTTGAGTGGTGAGATTAATGATGTAGGAGCACCTTTGAGAACCAATAGTGGTGAAAGCTATCGATTAGGAGTAGAGTTGGAAGCTATAATACCTGTCACTAGACAACTCACCTTACAGCCCAATTTTACCTTGAGTAGCAATAAGAATGTGGAGACCATACGCTCTTTTGATGGTGGTCTTCAAAACTTAGGCAGTACTGACATTGCTTTTTCTCCTAATGTTATCGCGGCCAATGCCATCGTGTTCCAGCCAGTGAGAGATTTTCAGGTTTCTTTATTGAGCAAATATGTAGGCGAGCAGTTCATGAGCAATACAGAGGCTCAAGCTTCAAAACTCGCCGACTATTTTGTGAACGATATCAATCTAATATATACCATACAGCCCAAATCTATTTTTGACACCATCGTTTTCACGGGTTTGATCAACAATATTTTTGATGAGCAGTATGTCTCAAACGGCTATTATTTCACGTTTGATGATGATTTCTCAAACCCAGGAACCATTGCCACACAAGAAGGAGCTGGATATTATCCGCAAGCGGGAATCAACTTCCTAGCTGGCGTGACGTTTACCTTTTAA
- a CDS encoding Rieske (2Fe-2S) protein, whose protein sequence is MKKILLALALMCIFACQSDDDARRNPFLIDLSFQTALNTDLPQYSSLNFANNYVVVRSQGIRGIVVYHLGNDQFVAYELSDPNHSPSSCSSMNINGIIATCSCTDDNNTYNIIDGRHQTDPELFPMKPYRVSRVGNNVVVSN, encoded by the coding sequence ATGAAAAAGATCCTTTTAGCGCTTGCCCTGATGTGTATATTTGCCTGTCAAAGTGATGACGATGCGAGGCGCAATCCCTTTTTGATCGATCTTTCCTTTCAAACAGCTTTGAACACAGACTTACCGCAATATTCCAGTCTCAATTTTGCAAATAACTATGTTGTGGTGCGCAGTCAAGGCATAAGAGGCATCGTGGTTTACCATCTAGGGAACGACCAGTTTGTGGCCTATGAGTTGAGTGATCCCAACCACTCGCCCAGTTCCTGCTCGTCCATGAATATCAATGGGATTATTGCCACTTGCAGCTGTACAGATGACAACAACACGTACAACATTATTGACGGCAGGCATCAAACAGATCCCGAATTATTCCCTATGAAACCTTATCGTGTCTCGCGTGTAGGTAATAACGTTGTGGTGTCCAATTAA
- the greA gene encoding transcription elongation factor GreA codes for MSNVSYYTEEGLKKLKDELKQLKDVDRPAASQAIAEARDKGDLSENAEYDAAKEAQGMLEMRISKLEAIVSNARIIDENTLDLSKALIHSTVKIKNHNNNMVMNYKLVAQSEADLSKGHISVDSPIGQGLLGKEVGDVAEVTVPVGTIKLEILEISRD; via the coding sequence ATGAGTAACGTTTCATACTACACTGAAGAAGGACTTAAAAAGCTTAAAGACGAACTTAAACAATTGAAGGACGTCGATAGACCAGCAGCCTCACAAGCCATCGCAGAAGCACGCGATAAGGGCGACTTAAGTGAAAATGCAGAATACGACGCGGCCAAGGAAGCTCAAGGAATGCTGGAAATGCGCATCTCAAAACTGGAGGCTATTGTCTCAAATGCACGCATTATTGATGAAAATACACTAGATTTATCTAAAGCTTTGATTCATAGCACGGTAAAAATCAAAAACCATAACAATAATATGGTGATGAATTACAAGCTGGTAGCGCAAAGTGAGGCAGACCTTTCCAAAGGTCACATAAGTGTAGATTCCCCTATAGGTCAAGGATTACTGGGTAAGGAAGTAGGTGATGTGGCAGAGGTGACCGTTCCAGTGGGAACCATCAAGCTTGAAATCCTTGAGATAAGCAGAGACTAA
- a CDS encoding HIT family protein has translation MMSIFTKIICGEIPSYKVAETNDFFAFLDINPNAPGHTLCVPKKEVNKLFDLDKKTYNELMQFSRKVALCLQEEVSCKRIGMSVIGLEVPHVHVHLIPLRDMEDMRFSNKVSLDKETMQDIADRVQERFNNSYK, from the coding sequence ATAATGAGCATATTCACTAAAATCATTTGTGGAGAGATTCCATCCTACAAGGTGGCAGAGACTAACGATTTTTTTGCGTTTCTCGATATCAATCCTAATGCGCCAGGACACACCTTGTGTGTTCCTAAGAAGGAAGTGAACAAATTATTTGACCTTGACAAAAAAACGTACAATGAACTCATGCAATTTTCTCGCAAAGTGGCGTTGTGTCTGCAGGAAGAAGTGTCGTGCAAGCGTATAGGCATGTCTGTCATAGGACTGGAAGTGCCTCACGTGCATGTTCATTTGATACCGTTGAGAGATATGGAAGACATGAGGTTTTCCAACAAGGTTTCACTCGATAAAGAAACCATGCAAGACATTGCAGATCGAGTGCAGGAACGATTTAATAATAGTTATAAATAA
- a CDS encoding ankyrin repeat domain-containing protein codes for MAEDKQPLVPYDALRRMRSLVDRDATEELKQLLDDHGVDAKDSDGRTALMHASFFGKEELLEELIKRGADVNHQDKIGYSALHHCSLEKQTGTAQILLNNFADPNLLDEHENGPLWVALMNSKGDFRLVRQLIEHGADPEIENLYERTAEDLAETLYKKELDELLEEDEDEE; via the coding sequence ATGGCAGAAGACAAACAACCATTGGTCCCCTACGATGCGTTGAGACGTATGCGCAGTCTCGTGGACCGCGATGCGACAGAAGAATTAAAACAATTACTGGATGACCACGGCGTGGATGCCAAGGATTCTGACGGTAGAACGGCATTGATGCACGCCTCATTTTTTGGCAAGGAAGAATTGCTGGAAGAATTGATCAAGCGTGGTGCAGATGTCAACCATCAAGACAAGATAGGCTATAGCGCCTTGCATCACTGCAGTCTGGAAAAGCAAACCGGCACCGCACAGATCCTTTTGAACAACTTTGCAGATCCCAACCTACTGGACGAGCATGAGAATGGTCCATTATGGGTAGCTCTCATGAATTCTAAAGGTGACTTTAGACTCGTGCGCCAGCTTATCGAGCATGGAGCAGATCCAGAGATTGAAAACCTATATGAGCGCACTGCAGAAGATCTTGCAGAAACCCTCTACAAAAAGGAGCTGGACGAATTACTTGAAGAAGACGAAGACGAGGAATAA
- a CDS encoding BrxA/BrxB family bacilliredoxin, which yields MYPAELVQPMRDDLGNAGFEHLYTADAVNKAINKEGTTLVVVNSVCGCAAANARPGAKMSLANDKKPDHIVTVFAGVDREAVDAARAAMVPFPPSSPSMALFKDGELVHMLERHHIEGRPAEMIAENLKEAYNENC from the coding sequence ATGTACCCAGCAGAATTAGTTCAACCCATGCGTGACGATTTAGGAAACGCAGGTTTTGAACACTTATATACGGCAGACGCAGTAAACAAAGCCATCAATAAAGAAGGAACAACTCTAGTGGTTGTAAATTCTGTTTGTGGATGTGCCGCGGCAAATGCACGACCAGGAGCAAAAATGTCTCTTGCAAATGATAAGAAACCAGACCATATCGTGACGGTATTTGCAGGTGTGGATCGTGAGGCAGTCGATGCAGCAAGAGCTGCAATGGTGCCTTTTCCACCTAGTTCACCTAGCATGGCATTGTTCAAGGATGGTGAGTTGGTCCACATGTTGGAACGTCACCACATTGAAGGTCGCCCTGCAGAAATGATCGCAGAAAACCTTAAAGAAGCCTACAACGAGAATTGCTAG
- a CDS encoding lysophospholipid acyltransferase family protein, translating to MQKILSYPLSVIHLVLFFLMLLIFHPIQLICHWIGGHNLHQKSVALLNLCLMGTQLPLFNTFSITYEQELPVGPSYIFTSNHQSMFDIPPLIYYLRKYYPKFVAKKELAKNIPSISLNLRIGENCAIDRKDRLQALKALTAFAKNVHEKKRSVVIFPEGTRSRTGVPKPFQRGGLLTIFSHVPDAVVVPVTVNNSWKVDRYGKFPFGIGNHISVTVHKPMPIAGADPNEIIEAAQSVVHSSITSTAV from the coding sequence ATGCAGAAAATTCTTTCGTACCCTTTGTCAGTCATACATCTGGTGTTGTTTTTCCTGATGCTATTGATTTTTCATCCCATCCAATTGATTTGTCACTGGATAGGTGGTCATAACCTACATCAAAAAAGCGTGGCACTCCTCAACCTGTGTTTGATGGGTACGCAACTACCATTATTCAACACCTTCAGCATTACTTATGAGCAGGAATTACCTGTAGGGCCGTCATATATTTTTACCAGCAATCACCAGAGTATGTTTGACATACCACCGTTGATCTACTATTTGAGAAAGTATTACCCTAAGTTTGTGGCAAAGAAGGAGTTAGCAAAAAATATTCCTAGCATTTCCCTTAATTTAAGAATAGGAGAGAACTGCGCCATTGACCGCAAGGATCGACTGCAAGCCTTGAAGGCATTGACGGCATTTGCAAAAAACGTCCATGAAAAAAAACGCAGTGTCGTTATTTTTCCAGAAGGAACCCGTAGCCGTACTGGCGTGCCTAAACCTTTCCAGCGTGGTGGATTATTGACTATTTTTAGTCATGTGCCAGATGCTGTTGTTGTGCCTGTTACTGTAAACAATAGCTGGAAAGTCGACAGATATGGTAAGTTTCCCTTTGGGATAGGCAACCATATAAGCGTTACGGTGCATAAACCTATGCCTATAGCGGGCGCAGATCCTAATGAAATTATAGAAGCGGCACAATCTGTGGTACATAGTAGTATCACGAGTACTGCCGTTTAA
- a CDS encoding acyl-ACP desaturase → MVQPLKNIRIEVMQSLESKVESFMDKFLIPVEKIWQPTDFLPDSQADGFLDKLKEMRELAKELPYDFWVTLVGDTITEEALPTYESWLMDVEGINQMEGKGNAWSKWVRQWTSEENRHGDVLNKYLYLSGRVNMREVEVTTQHLIADGFDIGTDRDPYKNFVYTSFQELATYISHNRVAKMAREYGNTALSRMCRIISGDEMRHHKAYSTFVDEIFKVDPSNMMIAFKEMMVHKIVMPAHFLRESGQTIGAAFEDFSNSAQRIGVYTAQDYIDILQNLIDQWNISNMSELTEDAEKARDYLMKLPARMERIAQRMKIPAESHKFKWVQPALVS, encoded by the coding sequence ATGGTTCAACCCTTAAAAAATATTCGCATAGAAGTAATGCAATCACTGGAGTCCAAGGTGGAGTCCTTCATGGACAAGTTCCTGATTCCGGTAGAGAAAATTTGGCAACCTACTGACTTTCTTCCAGATTCCCAGGCAGACGGATTTCTAGACAAGCTTAAGGAAATGAGAGAGTTGGCAAAGGAGCTACCTTACGATTTCTGGGTGACGCTCGTGGGCGACACTATTACAGAAGAGGCACTTCCTACCTATGAATCCTGGTTAATGGATGTAGAAGGCATCAACCAGATGGAAGGAAAAGGCAATGCTTGGTCTAAATGGGTGCGCCAGTGGACCTCTGAAGAGAATCGCCACGGTGATGTACTTAATAAATACCTTTATTTATCTGGTCGTGTCAACATGCGCGAGGTTGAGGTGACTACCCAACACTTGATCGCAGACGGTTTTGACATAGGTACAGATCGTGATCCTTACAAGAACTTTGTATACACTAGCTTCCAAGAGCTAGCGACTTACATATCACACAACCGTGTGGCAAAAATGGCACGTGAGTACGGCAATACCGCTCTATCACGCATGTGTAGAATCATTTCTGGTGATGAGATGCGCCACCATAAAGCCTATTCCACCTTTGTGGATGAGATCTTTAAGGTTGATCCTAGCAATATGATGATTGCCTTTAAAGAAATGATGGTACATAAGATTGTGATGCCAGCACACTTTTTACGTGAATCTGGACAGACCATAGGTGCCGCATTTGAAGATTTCTCAAATAGCGCACAGCGCATAGGTGTCTACACAGCTCAAGACTATATTGATATCCTACAAAATCTTATCGATCAGTGGAACATCAGCAATATGTCTGAACTTACTGAAGATGCAGAGAAAGCTCGTGATTACTTGATGAAATTACCAGCACGCATGGAACGCATCGCACAACGCATGAAAATCCCAGCAGAGTCCCATAAATTCAAATGGGTACAGCCAGCATTGGTATCTTAA